In the genome of Acidovorax sp. 69, the window AATGGCCTGCTTGAGCTGGGCCTCCAGCGCCGTGTTCGTCGCCAACACCTCCCGTACCGCCAACAGGTCCGAGAACACGGCCCCCATCACCAGGTCATGTTTGAGATTCAGGGTGAAGCCCGTGTCTCTTGGATACAGCGCCCGCAATGCCCGGTCTGCTGAATCCGACCCATCGGCCGGCGGCGCCTGGCCCCGCTCCACATAGCCCCAGAACTCCCGCTCCAAGGTGATGAGTTGGGCAATCAGCTCCTCATCCCGCTCGATCCGGAAAATCTGCAGTTCCTGACCCCCGAGCAGTACCGCCACATCTGCCGCCTGCTTGCCCGTCACGGCCAACTGGTGCTGGACTTGCAGCTGCACATACTCGGGCACCCCATCGCGCCAGAGCCAGGCGCCCTGAATCCCCGCGGTCTTGCACTCCAGCAACTGGACATCGGGTGCCCCAAGGACCTCCCGGTCGATATTGGCCAGCATCCAAGGATGCTCAGGATGCTGCAGCACCGCATTGATGCGCCGTACCCGGTTGCCCGTACGGCGGGTGTAGTGCGCCGCCACGATGGGCTCCAGAAGCGAACCCCAGTACATCGGACTCAGATCGTCCGCACCCCCATCACCCGGTGGGACGACAGGCGCACGACCGGTCTTCTCCATCCATAGCTCCAGCTGCGACTGGTAGGGATTGAGCCCCACCGCAGCCGCGGCATCTGAACTGCCAATGCCTCCCTTGCGCACCTGCAACCACTGATCGCGATCCAGGTCCTGGGTCTTGACCAGCCGAAGGGCAGGGCGGGCTTTGGTGGAGGAAGTCCCCACCGGTGAAACAACAGGTTGAACCATGCTGACTCCTTGAACGTGAAAGAAACGAACACCCGCCCGACCCCCAAAACAAAAGACCCCGGACCAATGAAGGAGCCGGGGTCTATGCCGTGGAGGGCGATGGAGGTGAATGGGTAAGGTGCGAGACAAAAACCAGAATGGGCCGGCAGAACGGCAGACACGATCACGAAGCCAACTGCAAGGCCTGCTCCAGTGCCCGCTGTTTGAGGGTGGCCCCCTGGCCAAACCAGGCACTGTCCAGGCGGTATTCCTGATTGCGCGCCCGGCGCTCATGGTCCACGAACTCGGTGACGGCGCACAGCAGACCCCAGGCCGTGCCCTTGGCGGCTGCCAACTCGGCACCCCGGCCCTGGCCCTCATACATGGCCTGCACCTTCTTGAGGGCACGCTCATTGGTGAGACCTGCAGAAGCATCCGCATGCCCATCCGTCTGGCACAGCACCTTGAGGAAATAGTTCATGGACTCATGGCTCTTGACCTTGCGCTCGGACAGGGTCTTCATGCGGTACATGAAACCGTCCCATTGCGAGACGGCAATGCCCAACTGCTTCTTGACCGCCTGCGCATCAAAGCTGGTGCTGTGGGGCACCTTGATCGCACTCGATATTCCGGAAAGAGCAATCGAGAGCGTGTTGTTGCAGACCACCCGCACCGTTGTCGGTGTGGCTGTGGTGGCCAGCGTCCCATCACACGACGTTGCCAGCAGCAGATAGCCATTGACCACATCGTTGCCCTTCAGAGCAGAGGATTTGCCGGTACGGGCCAAGGCCCAGAATTTGCGGCCGGCCTTCAGCACCCCGGCGGTCTCCAGCTCATACCCAGAGACTTCCGTCAGATCCCGATAGAACTCCAGCACCTGCTTGGGCTGAACCACCTGGTAGCGGGCACTGACCACTGACAGGGGGGCCTTGGTATCGCTGCGGTACAGCACCTTCTGGTCGGGGAACTCCATGGGTTCGCCATAGAGGTCCGAGACGGAAGACGCAGCACCAGATCCGGACACGGAGCCAGAAACAGCCTGCGTGGCCATGTAGCGCACAGGGGTCTCGCGGATGGTCCAGTCCATGCCTGCTTCACGGGCCCAGACATCGATGGGTTGTTTGGCGGGCAGTTGCTGACCCAGGTTGTGCCAGGGGGTCTCACCGACATAGGCCATGGTTTGAACGAGATGTGCCATTGAAATACTCCTTGTAGAAATGGAAGAGAGGATGAGAAAACGCAAGAACAAAAACACGAAACCACCCGCCCACGGCTGCGCCACTGCGCGACTCCAAAGAGCGCACAGCAAGGACTAAGAGGCGGGTGGGGGAGTGAGAGAAGGGAGACCGAGGAGTCAGCAGGACGAGTACCGCCCATGCACCTCAGTCACGTGGAGGGCCAAAGGTGTGACCGCACTCCAGGCAGCGGTAGTTGTCCAGGCAGTTCTGATCGACGGCTTCACCGATCTTGCTGCCGACTTCGCAACCGATGGCGCCGCCGACCAGGCCACCGAGGGCGGCACCGGCGAGACCGCCAAGGACTGACCCTGCAGGACCGGCGAATGCGCCGAAAGTAGCGCCCAGTCGGGCACCGCGCAGCGCACTGGCTGCACCGCTGGCAGCGCCTGCGAGAGCGCCGACAGCGCCGCCCGTGTTGCGACCGAGATTGCGGGATTCCAATCGCGGAGATTGGCATTGGGGACAGGTAAGCATGGAAATTTCCTTGAAAGAACATGCGGGTGAAAGAACCAGAAAACCAAGATAGACAGACCAACAGGCAGCCCCAAAAAGCAAAAGCCCCGGGTGCGTGAACACACGGGGCTGAGGGGGCGCCAGATCGCAGAACCGAGAGGCAAAAAGGTAGAGAACTCCGACCAGGACGGCATAAGGCCCGGCAGCTCGCAATGAGCTTGCCGGGCTTTATGGGCGTTGAACCGCTGCCAAGGGGCAGACGTTGGTCAGGTCCCTGGGGTGATATGTGACTGAAGAAATTTGGGATCGAAGGAAAAGGGCGTTCGCCCGGCTCATATGTGGCCTCCAGGGACGCTGCCAAAGAGTGTCAAGCCACGGAGGGCTGCGACTGTGCGTTTGATGAAGGTACCTCTTTGGTGCAAGCGCATTGCCGTACGGAGCGCACGATGGAGATGGTCTGCAGGGACCGCTCCTTGTCGCGGATGGCAAAGCAATGGCGGCCGTACTTGCCCTGGATCACACGAATCTGTGCGTCAGATGCGGGAGGCTGAGGAGTTTGCTGTGCACTGTGTATCAGGCGTTTGATCTCGAGTTGATCGGGGTCTGATACTGATTGGCCTGGCTGATGGCGGTGCAGGATCTCTCGGTAGAAGAGGCTGGCTTTGTTGATGCTCGGAAAGTCTTGGCCGTCGATGTGGACGGGGATTCTGGATGGCATGGGAACTCCACGGGTCGCGGGGACCGTTGTTGTTGAACAAGTGGAGTGGCCCGGGCTACTGTGAACCACTCACAGTATTGGGGGGCTCTTGAGCCGCGTGACTCGTTTCAGAGGGTTGCTTCAGGCTGGTTGCCGTCGCTCAGTCTGACAATGTCGTTGGCCGCTTTCTTCGAAAGCAGACCTTCCACTTCTCGTCGAGTCAGCTATTTCCGTCTTTGAACCCCTTGCCTTGTCCAGTTCTGGGGATTACCAGACTCCGATGTCGTGCTCAAATCC includes:
- a CDS encoding YqaJ viral recombinase family protein, producing the protein MVQPVVSPVGTSSTKARPALRLVKTQDLDRDQWLQVRKGGIGSSDAAAAVGLNPYQSQLELWMEKTGRAPVVPPGDGGADDLSPMYWGSLLEPIVAAHYTRRTGNRVRRINAVLQHPEHPWMLANIDREVLGAPDVQLLECKTAGIQGAWLWRDGVPEYVQLQVQHQLAVTGKQAADVAVLLGGQELQIFRIERDEELIAQLITLEREFWGYVERGQAPPADGSDSADRALRALYPRDTGFTLNLKHDLVMGAVFSDLLAVREVLATNTALEAQLKQAIQQRMGDSSRAVFENGEVSFKRSRDGTQLDTARLAKEQPEIVKAYTVPKPGSRRFLVQT
- a CDS encoding DUF932 domain-containing protein; this encodes MAHLVQTMAYVGETPWHNLGQQLPAKQPIDVWAREAGMDWTIRETPVRYMATQAVSGSVSGSGAASSVSDLYGEPMEFPDQKVLYRSDTKAPLSVVSARYQVVQPKQVLEFYRDLTEVSGYELETAGVLKAGRKFWALARTGKSSALKGNDVVNGYLLLATSCDGTLATTATPTTVRVVCNNTLSIALSGISSAIKVPHSTSFDAQAVKKQLGIAVSQWDGFMYRMKTLSERKVKSHESMNYFLKVLCQTDGHADASAGLTNERALKKVQAMYEGQGRGAELAAAKGTAWGLLCAVTEFVDHERRARNQEYRLDSAWFGQGATLKQRALEQALQLAS